Proteins from a genomic interval of Rubinisphaera italica:
- a CDS encoding peroxiredoxin family protein: protein MLSNAIRFLRSLVCLLAFGIFVSNLAGEETTAAKSSQTELQEGQSDEVDKILEGHSFHGDVFNEGPRQQAYLMGGTGRVRFPVSTENPVVQSFFDQGLGQLFGFWYFEAERSFRHAASLDPDCAMTYWGAAMANRKNAERAKGFMEEAIKRKGKANEREIMYINALDAYVKADSKEKEKRNDAFTKALEDILLKHPEDLEAKALLALHLWESKSSSTSYLAAEALLQEIFEVEPMHSAHHFRIHLWDKRHPERALSSAALCGQTSPSIAHMWHMPGHIYSKLHRYEDAVWQQEASARVDHAHMMRDRVMPDEIHNFAHNNEWLIRNLIHIGRVHDAIDLARNMIELPRHPRYNTLAKKGSTNFGRQRLFQVLRTYELWDDMITLANSTYLEPTDKEDEQIKRLRYLGLAYFQTGDIQNGQAQIAELDRRKQALVSQVTTEAEKQTVQTEAADEDKAKTQEADQDKAEKLAVKAQDEIKAKIKKLDATIKVLKGHEAVGNGDYRSGYELLKGADDVDAVYLAKVQWLAGDQEDALKAMRKNISSHKNEVYPLAILVETLWLSNRKKDSRTAFEELRKLSPQIDLDVPVFARLGPIATEFGYDSDWRVKSLPAGDVGERPDLNSLGPFRWRPSAAPSWVLSDSERNPRSSAEFSGQPHIVIFYLGFGCLHCAEQLQAFAPKVKEFEDAGLSMIAISTDSHPKLKQSIDNYNEEQLPIPLVSDESLNVFKAFRVYDDFENQPLHGTFLIDGNGMVRWQDIGYEPFMDTTFLLNEANRLFSQEDVADES, encoded by the coding sequence ATGTTGTCCAATGCGATACGCTTTCTCCGATCCCTCGTATGTTTGCTCGCTTTCGGTATTTTCGTTTCGAATCTCGCCGGCGAGGAAACGACCGCAGCGAAATCAAGCCAGACGGAACTTCAGGAGGGACAATCCGATGAGGTCGACAAGATCTTGGAGGGGCATTCTTTTCATGGCGACGTGTTTAACGAGGGGCCTCGTCAGCAGGCCTATCTCATGGGAGGAACCGGTCGTGTCCGCTTCCCAGTTAGCACAGAAAATCCTGTGGTTCAAAGTTTCTTCGACCAGGGGCTTGGCCAGTTGTTCGGGTTCTGGTATTTCGAAGCGGAACGATCTTTCCGACATGCTGCATCACTCGATCCGGATTGCGCGATGACGTACTGGGGGGCGGCGATGGCGAATCGAAAAAACGCCGAGCGTGCGAAAGGGTTCATGGAAGAGGCGATTAAGCGAAAGGGCAAAGCCAATGAACGCGAAATTATGTACATCAACGCGTTGGATGCCTACGTCAAAGCGGACAGCAAAGAGAAAGAAAAAAGAAACGATGCCTTCACGAAGGCACTTGAGGATATTCTACTGAAGCATCCCGAGGATTTGGAGGCAAAGGCCTTGCTGGCTTTGCATTTGTGGGAGTCAAAATCTTCGAGTACGAGTTATCTGGCAGCAGAGGCTCTGCTACAGGAAATTTTCGAAGTCGAGCCGATGCATTCCGCTCATCACTTTCGAATTCACCTGTGGGACAAGCGACATCCTGAGAGGGCTTTGAGTTCAGCGGCACTGTGTGGACAGACATCGCCCAGCATCGCTCACATGTGGCACATGCCAGGCCACATCTACTCCAAACTGCATCGATACGAAGATGCGGTCTGGCAACAGGAAGCTTCGGCGCGAGTCGATCATGCTCACATGATGCGCGATCGAGTGATGCCGGATGAGATTCACAATTTCGCTCACAACAACGAGTGGCTCATCCGCAATCTGATTCATATTGGACGCGTTCACGATGCCATCGATCTGGCCAGGAATATGATCGAGCTACCTCGTCATCCTCGGTATAACACACTTGCCAAAAAAGGCAGCACAAATTTCGGACGGCAGAGGCTCTTTCAAGTCCTGCGTACCTACGAGTTGTGGGATGACATGATTACTCTGGCAAACTCTACCTACCTTGAGCCGACCGATAAAGAGGACGAACAGATCAAGCGATTAAGGTATCTGGGGCTGGCGTACTTTCAGACTGGTGACATACAGAATGGTCAGGCTCAGATTGCGGAATTAGATCGCCGGAAGCAGGCGCTGGTATCTCAAGTAACGACTGAAGCAGAAAAGCAAACAGTCCAAACTGAAGCTGCAGACGAAGATAAGGCAAAGACTCAAGAAGCGGATCAGGACAAAGCCGAGAAATTGGCTGTCAAAGCTCAAGACGAAATCAAGGCGAAGATTAAAAAACTGGACGCGACAATCAAAGTTCTCAAAGGGCATGAAGCCGTCGGCAACGGCGACTATCGGTCTGGATATGAACTCCTGAAGGGTGCTGATGATGTTGATGCTGTGTATCTGGCGAAAGTTCAATGGCTGGCTGGCGATCAGGAAGATGCACTCAAGGCAATGCGTAAAAATATAAGTTCCCACAAAAACGAAGTGTATCCGCTGGCCATCCTTGTTGAGACCTTATGGCTATCCAACAGGAAGAAGGATTCTCGAACAGCGTTCGAAGAACTTCGAAAACTCTCACCCCAGATCGATCTGGATGTTCCCGTCTTCGCGCGTCTGGGACCAATCGCCACGGAATTCGGCTACGACAGCGATTGGCGTGTGAAGTCGCTACCTGCAGGCGATGTAGGGGAACGGCCGGATCTCAACTCTCTCGGACCATTCCGCTGGCGTCCCTCCGCTGCTCCCAGTTGGGTGCTGTCGGACTCAGAGAGAAACCCACGCTCGTCTGCCGAGTTTTCAGGGCAGCCGCACATCGTGATCTTCTATCTGGGGTTTGGTTGCCTGCATTGTGCCGAACAATTGCAGGCCTTCGCACCGAAAGTCAAAGAGTTCGAAGACGCAGGACTTTCGATGATCGCCATCAGCACTGATAGCCATCCCAAGCTCAAGCAATCGATCGACAATTACAACGAAGAGCAACTCCCGATTCCGCTCGTTTCAGATGAATCACTCAATGTGTTCAAGGCGTTTCGTGTCTATGACGATTTCGAGAATCAGCCGCTCCACGGGACGTTTCTCATTGATGGCAACGGCATGGTTCGTTGGCAGGACATCGGCTACGAACCGTTCATGGATACCACGTTCCTGTTGAATGAAGCAAACAGACTGTTCTCGCAGGAAGATGTTGCAGACGAGAGCTGA
- a CDS encoding glycosyltransferase family 39 protein, with amino-acid sequence MSQSKLSFYPRIRRLFRWRTEWIVILAGLIVRVCYLSMLTRTPLWEYYHADHAFYKVWGLSIAQEQLSQGHLFEQGPLYAYWLGGLYYAVGDSDAMIVSLQMLAGIHLGCVIFWIGRRLWNEQAAVLAGLLAVTYGPLLYFEGLVMKSWLSPWLTACVCLLMLKVLDETNNNSSRYGNWERVFYCSLAGGLTGLLCLVRENHLLMLVPVALTIWLGMKPLSRFQRAGLMSIALVTCLCVTLPATLHNTIVGRQLVWITSGGGEVLFMGWGPEATGYYQNPSFVRPDPFLEHEDFRLEASRRLGKPVSYAESSSFWSRTAIQDMVTNLPRSLQLLIRKSVILLNDYEIPDSDFYAVAKQIHPLLQYLPTWSWLIGLAVIGLFLGIGNDRRFLIVAGFLLVHVLTILLTYNFSRFRLGMTPFLCLFAAIAIVWILRGSEKGPRIVASFPARLMMLVAAFVISLWTWMPPPDYQQLEFAVMEENFLKRLQDRESYYREAGELTEQRSSQKINADSAYELGIAWMNALQPFRAEKWFRHGLEQNASHSQCWFYLGVLQAKRGQFGKAVSTFQQCAKIDSANADVWANLGSAYFHQALQGNLTLQQRQNYLLRAKDAYRSGLDVEAKNITCLQGIRMIQWALQEDD; translated from the coding sequence ATGTCGCAATCTAAACTCTCATTCTATCCCCGAATTCGCAGGCTATTCCGATGGCGTACGGAATGGATCGTGATTCTTGCCGGATTGATTGTCCGTGTGTGCTATCTGTCCATGCTGACAAGAACTCCGCTTTGGGAATACTATCATGCGGATCATGCATTTTATAAAGTCTGGGGGTTGTCAATTGCACAGGAACAACTTTCACAGGGCCATTTGTTTGAACAGGGACCGCTTTATGCCTACTGGCTGGGGGGCCTGTATTATGCAGTTGGCGATTCTGACGCAATGATTGTAAGCCTACAGATGCTTGCAGGAATTCATTTGGGGTGCGTAATCTTCTGGATCGGACGTCGCCTCTGGAATGAACAAGCCGCAGTTTTAGCGGGTTTACTGGCAGTCACTTACGGCCCGCTTCTTTATTTTGAGGGGCTGGTCATGAAGTCCTGGTTATCTCCCTGGCTCACGGCTTGCGTCTGTCTCCTGATGCTCAAAGTACTGGACGAGACGAATAACAACTCTTCCCGTTATGGGAATTGGGAGCGGGTCTTCTATTGCTCACTGGCAGGAGGATTGACAGGATTGCTCTGCCTGGTGCGAGAAAATCATCTTCTGATGCTGGTTCCTGTTGCACTGACGATCTGGTTGGGAATGAAGCCCCTCTCACGTTTCCAACGAGCAGGGTTAATGAGTATTGCTCTGGTAACCTGTTTGTGCGTTACCTTGCCAGCGACATTGCACAATACGATCGTTGGGAGACAACTGGTGTGGATCACTTCTGGTGGTGGAGAAGTCCTGTTCATGGGCTGGGGGCCGGAAGCAACGGGATACTATCAAAATCCTTCCTTTGTCCGGCCAGATCCATTTCTGGAGCATGAAGATTTTCGGCTCGAAGCTTCGCGAAGATTGGGGAAGCCTGTCAGTTATGCCGAGTCATCTTCCTTTTGGAGCCGTACAGCTATTCAGGATATGGTCACGAACCTTCCGCGGTCCCTGCAGTTATTGATCCGAAAATCGGTCATTCTGCTCAATGATTACGAGATTCCCGATAGCGATTTTTATGCCGTGGCGAAGCAAATCCATCCGCTACTCCAATACTTGCCCACTTGGAGTTGGCTCATAGGGTTGGCGGTCATTGGTCTGTTTCTGGGAATAGGAAACGATCGTCGGTTCCTGATCGTGGCAGGGTTTCTCCTCGTCCATGTGTTGACGATTTTACTCACCTATAACTTCTCTCGCTTTCGGTTGGGAATGACACCATTCCTGTGTCTGTTTGCCGCAATAGCAATTGTCTGGATTCTTCGAGGATCAGAAAAAGGCCCCAGAATTGTAGCCTCTTTTCCCGCACGATTAATGATGCTCGTGGCGGCATTTGTCATCTCGTTGTGGACCTGGATGCCACCTCCCGATTATCAGCAGTTGGAATTTGCAGTCATGGAGGAGAACTTTCTCAAAAGATTACAGGATCGGGAATCTTATTACAGAGAGGCTGGAGAACTGACAGAACAGAGATCATCCCAGAAAATCAATGCAGACTCCGCATATGAGCTGGGCATTGCCTGGATGAATGCACTACAACCATTTCGTGCAGAAAAGTGGTTTCGTCATGGACTGGAACAGAATGCGTCTCACTCTCAGTGCTGGTTCTATCTGGGCGTGTTGCAGGCAAAGCGGGGACAGTTTGGCAAAGCGGTCTCCACTTTTCAGCAGTGTGCAAAAATCGATTCCGCAAATGCTGATGTCTGGGCAAATCTGGGAAGTGCATATTTTCATCAGGCGCTTCAGGGAAATCTCACCTTGCAGCAAAGACAAAATTATTTGCTAAGAGCAAAAGACGCCTATCGTTCCGGGCTGGACGTTGAGGCCAAGAACATCACCTGTCTTCAGGGGATCAGGATGATTCAATGGGCGTTGCAAGAAGACGATTGA
- a CDS encoding DUF1559 domain-containing protein has product MRKFIHSHQGFTLIELLVVIAIIAILVALLLPAVQQAREAARRSSCKNNLKQIGLAMHNYHDTHRVFPPGLVMVDCRPGVNEGNHRHTGRHPSWGFYLLPFLEEAAIYDIQDFRMSGSCPSGGAPGGLGILDAPSNANATNNTLDSFSCPSDTKPSRGKGGFGTSSYAANRGNTNRGGQTTGLQMDETTGMFWVNSNTRMRDITDGTSSTIMVGEVSWKQYYNWTNANNSNLAQGALWPGVPTMKFDPLALRDVNAPRPINLSRPYTGAGTGPSNDNDGFGSFHQGGAQFVFADGSVHFLSENINSQASPLGTYQKLGIKNDGLVVGEF; this is encoded by the coding sequence ATGAGAAAGTTCATTCACTCACATCAAGGATTTACACTGATTGAGCTATTGGTTGTAATTGCAATCATCGCGATACTGGTAGCTTTGTTGCTCCCAGCTGTGCAGCAGGCACGGGAAGCGGCACGTCGTTCCAGTTGCAAAAACAATCTGAAGCAGATTGGACTGGCGATGCACAATTATCATGACACCCACCGAGTTTTCCCTCCGGGACTCGTAATGGTCGATTGTCGCCCTGGTGTCAATGAAGGCAATCATCGCCATACAGGTCGTCATCCCTCATGGGGTTTTTATCTGCTTCCGTTTCTTGAAGAAGCGGCGATTTATGACATCCAGGACTTTCGCATGTCCGGCAGTTGTCCCAGCGGCGGGGCTCCGGGTGGCCTGGGTATTCTGGACGCTCCCAGCAATGCGAATGCAACTAACAATACTCTGGACTCGTTCTCCTGTCCCAGCGACACAAAACCCTCTCGTGGAAAAGGGGGGTTCGGGACGAGCAGCTATGCTGCCAATCGGGGAAACACAAATCGTGGTGGTCAAACCACCGGCCTGCAAATGGATGAAACCACCGGGATGTTCTGGGTCAATTCTAATACCAGAATGAGGGACATTACTGATGGTACCTCAAGTACAATTATGGTGGGAGAAGTCAGCTGGAAACAGTATTACAACTGGACCAACGCCAACAATTCCAATCTCGCACAGGGAGCGCTGTGGCCCGGAGTTCCCACTATGAAATTTGATCCTCTGGCCTTGAGGGATGTCAACGCACCTCGCCCGATTAATCTCTCGCGTCCTTATACAGGAGCAGGCACCGGTCCTAGTAATGACAACGACGGATTCGGAAGTTTTCATCAAGGAGGAGCTCAATTCGTATTTGCAGATGGCTCCGTTCACTTCCTGAGCGAAAATATCAACTCTCAGGCCTCCCCTTTGGGAACTTATCAAAAACTGGGAATCAAGAATGACGGCTTAGTTGTTGGTGAGTTTTAA
- a CDS encoding amidohydrolase family protein has translation MTTESTRLGLPSVEILESYHIWDSYFTPAHSYPGRDGTQRLYADIKTALPAIRKGRFEKLCYFAHVGLGTTTDQELEALLKKQPEVITQPLRRWPDMLFGMIQLNPHDVPASMDALNRWVGEGPMLGVYFSGGGPAALTCTHPNFEPLLERIGELNAVVMQHTWFKTGGKQGRGESTPSELAQVAARFPQQKFICAHAGGEWEKSIRAVRDQPNILVETSGFDATAGFIEMAVRELGAERIVFGSHLPSRSLGTELSKVIACEITEAEKRLILGENYRLLLQSILQSKVEKSQR, from the coding sequence ATGACCACTGAGTCTACTCGCCTGGGACTACCTTCAGTTGAGATCTTGGAGTCCTATCACATCTGGGATTCCTACTTCACTCCGGCTCACAGTTATCCAGGACGCGATGGAACCCAGCGTTTGTATGCCGATATCAAAACAGCGTTACCCGCCATCCGCAAGGGACGATTCGAGAAGCTCTGTTACTTTGCTCATGTCGGACTCGGCACCACGACCGATCAGGAATTGGAAGCATTACTGAAAAAACAGCCGGAAGTCATCACTCAACCGCTCCGTCGCTGGCCAGACATGTTGTTCGGGATGATTCAATTGAATCCGCACGATGTGCCCGCCTCAATGGATGCGTTGAATCGCTGGGTCGGCGAGGGACCAATGCTTGGTGTCTACTTCTCCGGCGGCGGACCAGCGGCGCTTACCTGTACGCATCCGAATTTCGAGCCTCTGCTGGAACGCATCGGTGAATTAAACGCCGTCGTCATGCAACATACCTGGTTCAAAACTGGTGGAAAACAGGGCAGGGGGGAATCGACTCCATCGGAACTGGCCCAGGTCGCGGCTCGTTTTCCTCAGCAGAAATTTATTTGCGCTCATGCTGGCGGAGAGTGGGAAAAAAGCATTCGGGCTGTCCGCGATCAGCCGAACATTCTCGTGGAAACCTCCGGCTTCGATGCCACGGCTGGCTTCATCGAAATGGCAGTCCGGGAACTCGGAGCCGAGCGAATCGTCTTCGGGAGTCATTTACCCTCTCGTTCTCTGGGAACCGAGTTGAGCAAAGTAATCGCCTGCGAAATCACCGAAGCTGAAAAACGTTTGATCCTGGGAGAAAACTATCGCCTGTTATTGCAATCGATTCTGCAGAGCAAAGTCGAGAAGTCGCAAAGGTAA
- a CDS encoding amidohydrolase family protein: MIRLGSKFESILNRRQALELAGAVSLGLTSVSLAEGNSPATTEKPLDIIDTNVHLFRWPFRRLPLDETVRLVKKLRQYNITQAWAGSYEGLLHRDISSVNRRLYQQCAEFSELIPIGTINPTLPGWQRDLEDCKTKLAMSGIRLYPNYHHYTLNDSFVSELLQRAESHGLFVQIAISLEDGRTQHRSLQVQDVNVSPLPELLRQFPNLPVQLLNAKLPAALTAQLSKLPNLFLDISRVDGSTGIPQLAEVFPLNRILFGSHAPFLIPEAALIRVHESGQFDKAELQAIYAANAVALLKASRS, from the coding sequence ATGATTCGACTCGGATCAAAATTTGAATCGATACTGAATCGCCGGCAGGCCTTGGAACTTGCGGGAGCAGTCTCGCTTGGTCTCACTTCCGTCAGCCTGGCTGAAGGGAACTCGCCAGCGACCACTGAGAAGCCGCTTGATATTATCGACACGAATGTCCATCTTTTCCGTTGGCCGTTTCGTCGTCTGCCGCTGGATGAGACGGTTCGACTGGTTAAAAAACTTCGTCAGTACAACATCACACAAGCCTGGGCTGGAAGTTATGAGGGGCTACTGCACCGGGATATTTCCAGCGTCAATCGACGGCTTTACCAACAGTGTGCGGAATTTTCGGAGTTGATACCGATCGGCACGATCAATCCGACTCTCCCCGGCTGGCAGCGCGATCTTGAAGACTGCAAAACAAAACTAGCCATGTCGGGCATTCGCCTCTATCCGAACTACCATCATTACACCCTAAACGATTCGTTCGTCTCCGAGTTGCTACAGCGAGCCGAGTCTCACGGATTATTCGTGCAGATCGCCATCAGCCTGGAAGATGGACGCACTCAACACCGCTCCCTTCAGGTTCAAGATGTGAACGTCTCCCCGTTGCCCGAATTGCTGAGGCAATTTCCCAATCTCCCCGTGCAACTTTTGAATGCAAAACTCCCCGCAGCGCTCACTGCTCAACTATCAAAGTTGCCTAACCTCTTTCTCGATATCAGCCGCGTTGACGGCTCGACGGGCATCCCCCAACTGGCGGAGGTGTTTCCCTTGAACCGAATTCTGTTTGGCAGTCATGCTCCATTTCTAATTCCCGAGGCTGCTCTGATTCGGGTCCATGAATCGGGACAGTTCGACAAGGCTGAGCTACAGGCGATCTACGCCGCAAACGCAGTCGCTTTGCTGAAAGCGAGTCGATCATGA
- a CDS encoding DUF1501 domain-containing protein, which produces MTVENSTFHTRRDFFARTSDGLLGAALTYLLSHDYFGGTSAMASTPEDGRYTLKPKQTHHPAKATSVIQLFMNGGPSQMDLFDPKPVLNKMDGKPYPGNVEDLGNQSTANIGVMMGGQYGIRQHGECGMWMADVLPETSKLVDDICLINSMWTDHPNHDNALYKIHSGRLFMGYPTLGAWSVYGLGSENQNLPAYVVLNDPLGPPKNGSRNWTNGFLPPLYQGTPFRPTGAPILNLKRQYEQPSPVTETTQQLLSQLDTIHLNQRPYNPQLDARMESYQLAARMQLTAHEALDLSKESRHTQQRYGLENQQTESYGKRCLLARRLVERGVRFVQLFLEEQPWDSHVDLQDNHRAVCGRTDQPVAALLQDLKERGLLDTTLVIWGGEFGRTPTSQKSGNIYTGRDHNMQAFSSWMAGGGVRGGTTFGQTDDFGHAVVDNPVSVHDFHATILHLLGLHHEHLFFERSGLKERLTGFEPPQVIEGILA; this is translated from the coding sequence ATGACTGTTGAGAACTCCACCTTCCACACTCGCCGTGATTTCTTTGCCCGTACTAGTGATGGTTTACTGGGAGCTGCGTTGACTTATCTGCTCAGCCACGATTACTTCGGCGGCACCAGTGCCATGGCCAGCACTCCCGAAGACGGGCGGTACACCCTCAAACCGAAGCAGACCCATCACCCCGCCAAGGCGACTTCGGTCATCCAACTGTTTATGAATGGCGGGCCGAGCCAGATGGATCTATTCGATCCGAAGCCAGTGTTAAACAAGATGGACGGGAAGCCCTATCCCGGCAATGTCGAAGATCTCGGCAACCAGAGCACCGCTAACATTGGCGTGATGATGGGCGGTCAGTACGGAATCCGGCAACATGGTGAATGCGGCATGTGGATGGCCGACGTCTTGCCGGAAACTTCAAAGTTGGTGGACGACATCTGTCTGATCAACTCCATGTGGACCGATCATCCGAATCACGATAATGCCCTCTACAAAATTCATAGCGGGCGCCTGTTTATGGGATATCCGACACTCGGTGCGTGGTCGGTTTATGGCCTCGGCAGCGAGAATCAGAATCTGCCCGCTTATGTTGTGCTGAATGATCCCCTCGGCCCGCCTAAAAACGGTTCACGCAATTGGACAAACGGATTCTTGCCCCCCTTATATCAGGGAACCCCGTTCCGCCCGACCGGCGCTCCCATTCTCAATCTGAAGCGTCAGTATGAACAGCCTTCCCCAGTCACCGAAACAACTCAGCAACTGCTCTCTCAACTCGATACGATTCATCTCAATCAACGGCCTTACAACCCGCAGTTGGATGCCCGCATGGAATCGTATCAGCTCGCCGCGAGAATGCAGTTGACCGCTCATGAAGCTCTCGACCTGTCGAAAGAATCCCGACATACACAGCAGAGGTACGGTCTCGAAAATCAACAAACAGAGTCGTACGGCAAACGCTGCCTGCTCGCCCGACGACTCGTTGAACGGGGAGTTCGCTTCGTTCAACTGTTCCTTGAGGAACAACCCTGGGACAGCCATGTCGATTTACAAGACAATCATCGCGCGGTTTGTGGAAGGACCGACCAACCGGTCGCGGCATTGCTGCAAGATCTCAAAGAGCGAGGTCTGCTCGATACGACGCTGGTGATCTGGGGCGGTGAATTCGGAAGGACACCAACTTCGCAAAAATCGGGGAACATCTACACCGGACGCGATCACAACATGCAGGCTTTTTCCTCGTGGATGGCAGGTGGCGGAGTCCGCGGCGGTACAACGTTCGGACAGACCGACGACTTCGGTCACGCGGTGGTGGACAACCCGGTCAGTGTTCACGATTTCCACGCCACAATCCTGCATTTGCTCGGTTTACATCACGAGCACCTTTTCTTCGAACGCAGCGGTTTGAAAGAACGTCTCACCGGTTTCGAACCTCCTCAGGTCATCGAGGGGATTCTGGCATGA